In a single window of the Arthrobacter sp. StoSoilA2 genome:
- a CDS encoding MBL fold metallo-hydrolase has translation MKISEPAPGVHFVEGPASNWVILRDAPASADRSAFLLIDSGYPADRDLVLESITGLGLEPADAKAMLITHGHVDHTGSAAYFSRTFGTPILCSPEELAHVQGKEKHQVTIGQVLARAWRPRVFRWLLHVIQAKALQAEPATRAEAWDEDRLRSLPGQPEAILLPGHTPGNVALLIPGAQAIAVGDTFASGHPISSKSGPQMLHRMYHSDPETALAAARSLSKIQANVILPGHGPALRMSLAKAVAALRT, from the coding sequence GTGAAGATCTCCGAACCCGCGCCCGGCGTCCACTTTGTTGAAGGACCTGCGTCCAACTGGGTCATTCTCCGGGATGCCCCGGCCTCCGCGGACAGGTCCGCGTTCCTACTGATCGACAGCGGATACCCTGCCGATAGGGACCTGGTCCTCGAATCGATCACCGGGCTCGGGCTTGAGCCGGCTGATGCCAAAGCCATGCTCATCACCCACGGCCACGTGGACCACACGGGCTCGGCTGCGTACTTCTCCAGGACGTTCGGCACGCCCATCCTGTGTTCCCCCGAGGAATTGGCCCACGTGCAGGGCAAGGAAAAGCATCAGGTCACCATCGGCCAGGTGCTGGCACGGGCGTGGCGGCCACGTGTTTTCCGCTGGCTGCTCCATGTCATCCAAGCGAAAGCCCTCCAAGCCGAGCCCGCAACGCGTGCCGAGGCATGGGATGAGGACAGGCTCCGGAGCCTGCCTGGCCAACCGGAAGCGATCCTCTTGCCCGGTCACACCCCAGGCAACGTTGCCCTACTGATCCCCGGGGCGCAGGCCATCGCCGTAGGTGACACATTTGCCAGTGGCCACCCGATCAGTTCGAAGTCCGGCCCACAGATGCTGCACCGGATGTACCACTCGGATCCGGAGACCGCCCTCGCAGCGGCACGCTCACTGAGCAAGATCCAAGCCAATGTGATCCTGCCGGGGCACGGCCCAGCGCTGCGCATGTCCTTGGCGAAAGCCGTCGCCGCCCTGCGCACCTAA
- a CDS encoding FAD-dependent oxidoreductase has product MSERIVVVGFGPVAARLVDELLPAVRTGLVQLLVVGQEAEAAYNRVMVAELGVGRTTLEALAMADAVELEADGVDVRLGVKVKRIDRARQQVILSDGTNEHYDRLVFATGSRPVIPNLTGLNPDPSGPVLPPGVTALRDLRDAAVLREAVAGGKRVVVLGGGVLGLETALAAAEEGAQATVVHNGPFPLGRSIDRGSGSVLTSSLRAGGVRMAGNARSTGVETAGPGGSFSALLLEDGSAIDGDLLVLSCGVRPRIELAEGCGLPTGAGILVDHHLRTYHEPHMFAIGDCAEVRCLDASCLDCRTATGPSGLIGPGWRQAEWLAEYLVVLAQDGQEAADALDALPTEKPGVVVLKARGINLALAGDNQADPWDEELLEAGAASGRARRQISQWADPEHGRYVKMTTRGGVLEGLVAVGMPRTAAELVVLFERSSELPADRSLLLRLDGPDQLGSGSATSNDPQRTVCRCAGVSAASIEDSVLEGCSTVGEVSKATRAGTGCGGCHEDIKGLIEKHFQAAAA; this is encoded by the coding sequence ATGAGCGAGCGCATTGTTGTTGTTGGATTCGGCCCGGTTGCTGCGCGACTGGTGGACGAACTGCTTCCCGCGGTCCGCACAGGACTCGTGCAACTTCTGGTGGTCGGACAGGAAGCTGAGGCCGCTTACAACCGCGTCATGGTTGCAGAACTCGGCGTCGGACGGACCACTCTTGAAGCCCTGGCAATGGCCGACGCTGTTGAACTGGAGGCCGACGGCGTTGACGTGCGGTTGGGTGTCAAGGTCAAGAGGATTGACCGCGCACGCCAGCAGGTGATTCTCTCCGACGGCACCAATGAACACTACGACCGTCTGGTGTTTGCCACCGGCTCCCGGCCCGTCATTCCCAACCTCACCGGGTTGAACCCCGATCCTTCTGGCCCCGTGCTTCCGCCAGGTGTCACTGCCCTGCGCGATCTTCGCGATGCCGCGGTACTCCGCGAAGCTGTGGCCGGCGGCAAGCGCGTCGTGGTCCTGGGTGGTGGCGTCCTTGGCCTGGAAACCGCCCTCGCCGCCGCGGAGGAAGGGGCCCAGGCAACCGTGGTCCACAACGGCCCCTTCCCTTTGGGCCGCAGCATTGACCGCGGCAGCGGTTCCGTCCTGACGAGCAGCCTTCGTGCGGGCGGCGTCCGGATGGCCGGCAATGCGAGGTCTACCGGCGTGGAAACCGCTGGCCCCGGCGGAAGCTTCTCTGCGCTGCTGCTGGAAGACGGCTCGGCGATCGACGGCGACCTGCTGGTCCTCTCCTGTGGAGTCCGCCCGCGGATCGAGCTGGCTGAAGGCTGTGGCCTTCCGACCGGCGCTGGGATCCTGGTGGACCACCATCTCCGCACCTACCACGAGCCGCACATGTTCGCGATCGGCGATTGTGCAGAGGTCCGCTGCCTTGACGCTTCCTGCCTTGATTGCCGGACTGCCACCGGCCCCTCCGGCTTGATAGGCCCGGGCTGGCGTCAGGCCGAGTGGCTTGCTGAATATTTGGTGGTCCTGGCACAAGACGGCCAGGAAGCCGCGGATGCGCTGGACGCCCTGCCCACGGAAAAGCCGGGCGTTGTGGTCCTGAAGGCGCGGGGCATCAACCTTGCCCTTGCCGGCGACAACCAGGCCGATCCGTGGGACGAAGAGCTGCTTGAAGCCGGGGCCGCATCCGGCCGGGCACGCCGCCAAATCTCCCAGTGGGCCGATCCCGAGCACGGCCGCTACGTCAAGATGACCACCCGTGGCGGCGTGTTGGAGGGTTTGGTGGCCGTGGGCATGCCGCGGACCGCTGCTGAGCTCGTCGTCCTTTTCGAACGTTCCTCAGAGCTACCGGCGGACCGTTCCCTGCTGCTTCGCCTGGACGGCCCTGACCAGTTGGGTTCAGGCAGCGCCACCAGCAACGATCCCCAGCGCACGGTGTGCCGTTGTGCCGGGGTCAGTGCCGCCAGCATCGAGGATTCCGTGTTGGAAGGTTGCAGCACTGTTGGCGAGGTCTCCAAGGCCACACGCGCCGGCACAGGCTGCGGAGGATGCCACGAGGACATCAAGGGGCTCATCGAAAAACATTTCCAAGCGGCTGCCGCCTGA
- a CDS encoding molybdopterin oxidoreductase family protein, translated as MPNGADTHCPYCALQCAMTLAPAASAAGGPAPASSSEAAPASPATPAMRGEVAVPLEVSGRDFPTNRGGLCRKGWTSASLLRHNGRVTEPMLKGSDGVHRPISWDQALMLVTAAVKDTQKQYGNDAVGVFGGGGLTNEKAYMLGKFARLALRTSRIDYNGRFCMSSAAAAGNRAFGVDRGLPFPVTDLDSASVILMLGSNVAETMPPFVQHLQGARDAGGLIVVDPRRSATAAFTGDGGGIHLQPTPGTDLALLLGISHVVVHEGLADTSYIEANTKGYAAVVRSLNAFWPERVQSITGVPATLIRETARRLAQGARNGGSYILSGRGVEQHVDGTDTATAAINLSLLLGLPGSARSGYGTLTGQGNGQGGREHGQKADQLPGYRKITDPAARAHVAKVWGVDESLIPGAGLPAVELLKSLGQPDGVRCLFVHGANVVVSAPDTNAVTQGLRSLDFLVVCDFFMSETAVEADLVLPVTQWAEEEGTLTNLEGRVIRRRRALTPPPGVRNELWLMSRLAGMLEAPSTFSDDPETVFEELRLASAGGLADYSGIDYDMLDRGEAAYWPYPVGSQGTPRLFADGFAHADGRAVMVPVTPSKRAVRSFADDSLALATGRLLEHYQSGAQTRRVSELLASQPQAKLLIHPGTAAARGIADGDYATVTNQRGEVLCRAELSNSVRPDTVFLPFHFPGQENANRLTEAVTDPISGMPEFKTSRVWVRRAASTTVSAAPAAVPAGSGLPLHAKEAS; from the coding sequence ATGCCCAACGGCGCCGATACCCACTGCCCGTACTGCGCGCTCCAGTGCGCCATGACGCTGGCCCCGGCTGCTTCGGCAGCCGGCGGCCCAGCGCCGGCGTCCTCGTCCGAGGCAGCACCGGCAAGCCCTGCCACACCCGCGATGCGCGGTGAAGTTGCCGTGCCCCTGGAAGTTTCAGGGCGCGACTTCCCCACCAACCGGGGCGGGCTGTGCCGCAAAGGCTGGACATCGGCGTCGTTGTTGCGTCACAACGGCCGCGTCACCGAACCAATGCTCAAAGGATCCGACGGCGTCCACCGGCCGATTTCGTGGGACCAGGCCCTCATGCTTGTCACCGCTGCTGTGAAGGACACCCAGAAGCAGTACGGAAACGACGCTGTCGGAGTTTTCGGTGGCGGCGGCCTCACCAACGAGAAGGCGTACATGCTGGGCAAGTTCGCCCGGCTGGCACTGCGCACCTCACGCATCGATTACAACGGCCGCTTCTGCATGTCGTCGGCGGCAGCGGCAGGCAACCGCGCCTTCGGCGTTGACCGCGGCCTCCCCTTCCCCGTCACTGACCTGGACTCCGCTTCCGTGATCCTCATGCTCGGCTCCAACGTCGCCGAGACCATGCCTCCGTTCGTCCAGCACCTTCAGGGCGCGCGCGACGCCGGCGGGCTGATCGTGGTGGATCCGCGCCGTTCGGCGACGGCAGCGTTCACGGGCGACGGCGGCGGCATCCATTTGCAGCCAACGCCCGGCACAGATTTGGCCCTCCTTTTGGGCATCAGCCACGTTGTGGTCCACGAAGGCCTGGCTGACACGAGCTATATCGAGGCAAACACCAAGGGCTATGCCGCCGTGGTTCGCAGCCTCAACGCCTTCTGGCCCGAGCGCGTCCAGTCCATCACCGGCGTCCCGGCCACCCTCATCCGCGAAACCGCCCGGCGTCTGGCCCAGGGCGCCCGCAACGGCGGGAGCTATATCCTCAGCGGCCGTGGAGTGGAACAGCACGTCGATGGAACTGACACCGCAACCGCAGCCATCAACCTCAGCCTGCTCCTTGGCCTGCCCGGCTCGGCCCGCAGCGGCTACGGCACGCTGACCGGCCAAGGCAACGGCCAGGGTGGCCGTGAGCACGGCCAGAAGGCCGATCAACTCCCCGGCTACCGCAAGATCACCGACCCCGCTGCACGCGCCCACGTGGCCAAGGTCTGGGGCGTCGACGAGTCACTGATCCCGGGAGCCGGCTTGCCCGCCGTCGAGCTTCTTAAGTCCCTGGGACAGCCCGACGGCGTCCGTTGCCTTTTCGTGCATGGCGCCAACGTTGTGGTTTCGGCGCCGGATACCAACGCGGTGACCCAGGGACTTCGCAGCCTGGACTTCCTGGTGGTGTGCGACTTCTTCATGTCCGAGACGGCCGTTGAAGCCGACCTCGTTCTCCCCGTCACCCAGTGGGCCGAGGAAGAGGGCACGCTGACCAACCTCGAGGGCCGCGTGATCCGCCGCCGCCGGGCACTCACCCCTCCCCCGGGTGTTCGCAACGAACTGTGGCTCATGTCCCGGCTCGCCGGGATGCTGGAAGCACCCTCCACGTTCAGTGACGACCCCGAGACAGTGTTCGAGGAACTGCGCTTGGCCTCGGCTGGCGGTCTGGCTGATTACTCCGGTATCGACTACGACATGCTGGATCGCGGCGAGGCTGCCTACTGGCCGTACCCCGTGGGCAGCCAGGGAACGCCGCGCCTCTTCGCTGACGGATTCGCCCACGCCGATGGCCGCGCCGTGATGGTCCCGGTTACCCCCTCCAAGCGGGCTGTACGTTCGTTTGCGGACGACTCCCTGGCACTCGCCACTGGCCGCCTCCTGGAGCACTACCAGTCCGGCGCCCAGACCCGCCGCGTGAGCGAGCTGCTGGCTTCCCAGCCACAGGCCAAACTCCTGATTCACCCTGGCACGGCAGCGGCGCGTGGCATTGCCGACGGCGATTACGCAACCGTGACCAACCAGCGCGGTGAGGTCCTGTGCCGGGCGGAGCTTAGCAATTCGGTCCGCCCGGACACTGTGTTCCTGCCGTTCCATTTCCCGGGCCAGGAAAACGCCAACCGCCTCACGGAGGCGGTCACCGATCCCATTTCCGGCATGCCGGAGTTCAAGACCAGCCGGGTATGGGTCCGGCGGGCAGCGTCCACCACAGTGTCAGCGGCTCCAGCCGCTGTGCCTGCCGGATCCGGGCTGCCCCTGCACGCCAAGGAGGCATCATGA
- a CDS encoding MFS transporter: protein MTVDRTAEELAPTQSTATAVPTLEHRPGRWIANWDAEDKGQWEAEGRSIAKRNLYWSIFAEFLGFVVWQLWSIVVVQLPAAGFKFDTNQIFWLISIPSLVGATLRIPYTFMVPKFGGRNWTIVSALLLLIPASGLAICVSNPETPFGVMLLVAALAGFGGGNFASSMANITFFYPAREKGWALGLNAAGGNLGAAIAQLVVPIAITLLAAGTVNLPMAGIIWIPLILIAAFGAWKYMNNLTSAKGDVAGSVAALKEPHLWIMAFLYIGTFGSFIGFAGVFPKLIKDYFPDFSSIHVGAVALSLAFLGPLVGSLARPYGGRMADRMGGARMTITSFASMAVITLTMIWTLPLKNFWLFLTLFLLLFVASGFGNGATYRMIPVIFATSSRAARAGAPSTTTARLASSSLGLISAIGAYGGFVIPQVLNASNTASGSYTPAFYGFVGAYVLMLTVCWACYIRPAQKRNTIGHI, encoded by the coding sequence GTGACTGTTGACCGCACTGCAGAAGAACTGGCCCCCACCCAGTCCACTGCTACCGCCGTTCCCACCCTTGAACACCGCCCCGGGCGCTGGATCGCCAACTGGGATGCCGAGGACAAGGGCCAGTGGGAAGCCGAAGGCCGGTCCATCGCCAAGCGCAATCTGTACTGGTCGATCTTCGCCGAATTCCTCGGCTTTGTCGTATGGCAGCTCTGGTCGATCGTTGTCGTCCAGCTCCCCGCAGCAGGTTTCAAGTTCGACACCAACCAGATCTTCTGGCTCATCTCCATCCCCAGCCTCGTAGGCGCCACGCTGCGAATCCCCTACACCTTCATGGTGCCGAAGTTCGGTGGCCGCAACTGGACCATCGTCTCGGCACTGCTCCTCCTGATTCCCGCCAGCGGCTTGGCGATCTGTGTTTCCAATCCGGAAACTCCGTTCGGTGTCATGCTCCTGGTTGCAGCCCTCGCTGGCTTCGGCGGAGGCAACTTCGCCAGCTCGATGGCCAACATCACCTTCTTCTACCCGGCCCGCGAAAAGGGCTGGGCACTGGGGCTGAACGCCGCGGGCGGAAACCTGGGTGCCGCCATCGCCCAGCTTGTGGTTCCCATCGCCATCACCCTGCTCGCAGCTGGAACGGTCAACCTCCCCATGGCCGGCATTATCTGGATCCCGCTGATCCTGATCGCGGCCTTTGGTGCCTGGAAGTACATGAACAACCTCACCAGCGCCAAGGGTGACGTGGCCGGATCCGTTGCGGCCCTCAAAGAACCACACCTGTGGATCATGGCGTTCCTTTACATCGGCACGTTCGGTTCCTTCATTGGCTTCGCCGGCGTCTTCCCGAAACTGATCAAGGACTACTTCCCCGATTTCTCCTCCATCCACGTCGGTGCGGTGGCCTTGTCCCTGGCATTCCTAGGCCCGCTGGTCGGTTCCCTTGCACGTCCCTACGGCGGACGCATGGCAGACCGCATGGGCGGCGCCCGGATGACCATTACGTCGTTCGCTTCGATGGCCGTCATCACCTTGACCATGATCTGGACCCTTCCGCTGAAGAACTTCTGGCTCTTCCTGACCCTGTTCCTGCTGCTCTTCGTAGCCAGCGGATTCGGTAACGGTGCAACGTACCGCATGATCCCGGTGATCTTCGCGACCTCCAGCCGGGCAGCCCGCGCAGGTGCCCCAAGCACCACCACGGCACGGTTGGCTTCCTCCTCACTGGGCCTGATCTCGGCGATCGGTGCCTACGGCGGATTCGTGATCCCCCAGGTACTGAACGCATCGAACACAGCAAGCGGCTCCTACACCCCGGCGTTCTACGGATTCGTTGGAGCCTACGTCCTGATGCTCACCGTCTGCTGGGCCTGCTACATCCGCCCCGCCCAGAAGCGCAACACGATCGGACACATCTAG